The following DNA comes from Chitinophagaceae bacterium.
TGAAAAAAATGGAAACAATAAATGGAATATAAAATATAAACTCTATTTGCATGAATCAAAAGGTAAAATACCTACTTCAATATTGTATCAAGTTGCTTACAATAAAGATGGTAATCAAGAAATCAAAGAATTAAACTTATTTTTTGATTATCCAAAACCAAGTAAACTTTTAAAAACCTTTGTAAATTTTGTTTGTCAAAATAATACTGAAGACATTATCCTCGATTTCTTTGCCGGAAGCGGCACCACCGCACAAGCTGTTTTAGAACTCAACGAAGAAGACGGCGGAAACCGAAAATTTATTTGCGTGCAACTCAACGAAAAATGCAAAGAAACAAGCGAGGCATACAAAGCCGGTTATAAAACCATTGCCGACATCACCAAAGCCCGAATAACCAGAGTAATACAAAAAATAGAAACAGAGCGAAACGGCAAAATGCAATTGGAAACAAACCCGCAAAGTTTAGCATTTAAAAGTTACCGGCTTGCCGATAGCAATTTCAAAAAATGGAATAATGCAATTATAGCAAAAACGGAATTAGCCAAACAATTGCAATTTCATATAGTTAGCACAAAAGAAGGTAGTAAAACCGAAAATATGCTTCAAGAACTTATTTTAAAATTAGGACTACCTTTAACTACCAAAATTGAAAATAAAAATTCTGTTTTTTATGTAATTGATTATAAAATTGCTATTTGTCTTGAAACATTTAACCTTGAACTACGACAAAACATTATAGATTGGAAACCTCGACAAGTAGTTATTTTAGACAGTTTGTTTGAGAGCGACGAATTTTTGACCAATGCAAAATTACGCTTCAAAGAACACGATATTGAATTAACTGTAATATAAGAATATGATGAAACTACAATTTGACAGTTCACAAGATTATCAATTACAAGCCGTTCAAACTGTAATTGACATATTTGAAGGGCAGCCGCTTAACAAAGGAAATTTTGAAGTTTCTTATGCTATGGATGGAGCAAGTATTGCGTTTACAGAAAAGGGAGTTGGTAATCGTTTAGTTTTGTCGGAAGAACAATTGTTTGCAAATGTGCAAAAATTGCAGGTGAAAAATAATATCAAGCAATCCAATAAAATTGAAGTATGTACTTACTTAAAATCTGAAACCGAAAGCGTATCGTTTCCTAATCATTTTACAGTTGAAATGGAAACAGGCACAGGCAAAACCTATACTTATTTGCGTACCATTTACGAACTGAATAAAGTATATGGTTTCAAAAAATTTGTTATTGTAGTGCCAAGCGTAGCCATTAGAGAAGGTGCAGTAAAAAACCTTGAAATTACTCACGAGCATTTTCAAATGCTGTATGGTAATCAACCTGTAAATTTCACCATGTACGATAGTACAAAATTAGGTACGCTACGCAATTTTGCTACTGCAAACGCAATTCAGATTTTAGTTATAAACATTGATAGTTTTGCAAAAGATACCAATGTAATTAATACCATGCGTGAAACAGGTGTAAAGCCCATTGAATATATACAAAGCACAAAACCGATTGTAATTGTTGATGAACCGCAAAACATGGAAACCGAAATTCGTAAATCGGCAATTCATAATCTAAATCCATTATGTACAATTCGTTATTCGGCAACGCACCGCAATTTTTATAATTTGGTTTATTCGCTTAATCCTGTTCAGGCTTATGATTTAGGACTTGTAAAACAAATAGAAGTTGACGGAATTACTACTGAAAATAATTTTACCAATGTCTTTATCGAATTTAAAGGCATACAAGCAAGCAAAAGAAAACTAAAAGCCAAATTAAACATACAAGTAAACGACAGCAACGGGGTACAAATAAAATCGGTTATAGCCAACTTAGGTGATGATTTGTACTATTTATCCAATAAAAGAGAATGTTATAAAAAAGGTTTTAGTGTAGAAGGATTAGATTTAAAAAAAGAAGAGGTGAGGTTTTATAATAATTTGATACTTCGTAAAGGACAATCGCAAGGCGGTTTAACAGACGAAGTAATGAAATTTCAAATAGAACGTACCATTAAGTGGCATTTAGAAAAAGAACAAAAACTTAAAGAAAAAGGAATAAAAGTATTATCCTTGTTTTTTATTGATAAGGTTGAAAACTACCGTAAATACGACCACGAAGGCAAACCGCAAAAAGGCAAATTTGCCTTATGGTTCGAAGAATTATATGAACAACAGGCAAACCTTGCAGGTTTTGAAAACCCGCAAGGTTTTAGTGTAGAACAACTTCACAACGGATATTTTTCACAAGACAAAGGTAAATTTAAAGATACAAAAGGCAATACCAATGCCGACAATGATACGTATTCGCTTATAATGAAGGATAAAGAAAAATTATTGAGCGAAGAAGAACCGCTACGTTTTATATTTTCGCACAGTGCATTACGCGAAGGTTGGGACAATCCGAATGTATTTCAAATTTGCACATTAAGCGAAGCAAAAAGCGAAATTCGAAAACGCCAAGAAATTGGTCGTGGTTTACGTTTGCCTGTTGATAATTTCGGGCAGAGAGTTTGGGATAAAAAAATTAATTTGCTTACAGTGGTAGCAAATGAAAGTTATATTGATTTTTCAAAACAATTACAAAAAGAAATAGAAGAAGAAACAAGCGTTGATTTTAGCGGACGAATTAAAAACGCAAGAGAAAAAGCAAAAATAAAATTATCGAAAGAATTAACCATTGAAAATTCCCCCATTTTCTTTGAAATTTTGGAACGAATTAAACAGCGCACTGTATACAATGTACAATACACCACCAACAATTTAATTGCAAAGGCAGTTGAAGAAATTAAACAAATGCCCATAACAATACGACCAAAATTAGTAGCCGAAAAGCATACAATAAACATAACAAAAGACGGTTTAGAAAATAAATTACAAACAACCGAACGAAAAGAAATAGATGATATTCAATACACAAT
Coding sequences within:
- a CDS encoding DEAD/DEAH box helicase family protein, with the protein product MKLQFDSSQDYQLQAVQTVIDIFEGQPLNKGNFEVSYAMDGASIAFTEKGVGNRLVLSEEQLFANVQKLQVKNNIKQSNKIEVCTYLKSETESVSFPNHFTVEMETGTGKTYTYLRTIYELNKVYGFKKFVIVVPSVAIREGAVKNLEITHEHFQMLYGNQPVNFTMYDSTKLGTLRNFATANAIQILVINIDSFAKDTNVINTMRETGVKPIEYIQSTKPIVIVDEPQNMETEIRKSAIHNLNPLCTIRYSATHRNFYNLVYSLNPVQAYDLGLVKQIEVDGITTENNFTNVFIEFKGIQASKRKLKAKLNIQVNDSNGVQIKSVIANLGDDLYYLSNKRECYKKGFSVEGLDLKKEEVRFYNNLILRKGQSQGGLTDEVMKFQIERTIKWHLEKEQKLKEKGIKVLSLFFIDKVENYRKYDHEGKPQKGKFALWFEELYEQQANLAGFENPQGFSVEQLHNGYFSQDKGKFKDTKGNTNADNDTYSLIMKDKEKLLSEEEPLRFIFSHSALREGWDNPNVFQICTLSEAKSEIRKRQEIGRGLRLPVDNFGQRVWDKKINLLTVVANESYIDFSKQLQKEIEEETSVDFSGRIKNAREKAKIKLSKELTIENSPIFFEILERIKQRTVYNVQYTTNNLIAKAVEEIKQMPITIRPKLVAEKHTINITKDGLENKLQTTERKEIDDIQYTIPDVYGYIQTHIDITRNTIFEILKQSERYGELLINPQLFLDNVVQSIKLALNKLLIDGIKYEKVNGSFYEMQLFNSEEIETYLTDLFEVTRTDKTLFNYVPIDSNIESQFARDCEAEESVKFFFKLPRAFKIPTPIGNYVPDWAVIFHNDKKIYFVVETKGTLNRDLLREVEKMKIECGKKHFALFKPEGVEYKQAVKVADLH